A genomic window from Motacilla alba alba isolate MOTALB_02 chromosome 2, Motacilla_alba_V1.0_pri, whole genome shotgun sequence includes:
- the LOC119698206 gene encoding cytochrome P450 7A1 — translation MFLASWIWGTAVILCCVFWFLLGRRRRRQGEPPLENGFLPYLGCALKFGANPLEFLKEKQKKHGHIFTCHVAGKYIHFLTDPFSYHALMRQGKHLDWKKFHFATSAKAFGHGSIDPAEGNTTENFHQTFIRTLQGNALDALIEAMMENLQYVMLQSRAPKLQSNTWVTEGLYTFCCQVMFESGFLTLFGKEFSSNNDKNLSSKQETERAHILNALENFKEFDKIFPALVAGLPIHLFKSAHSAREKLGEALLHKNLLKRDNLSELVTLRMFLNDTLSTFDDMEKAKTHVAVLWASQANTIPATFWTLFYLLKSPEAMRAATKEVQSVLESAEESISLDGKHISLNRKQLDNMPILDSIIKEAMRLSSASMTFRVAKEDFTLHLENDFYNIRKDDIVALYPQLLHFDPEIYADPLTFKYDRFLNEKGEEKTDFYRNGRKLKYYYMPFGTGIAKCPGRLFAVHEIKQFLALVFSYFEIELVDSNVKCPSLDQSRAGLGILQPSNDIDFRYRLKC, via the exons ATGTTCCTAGCATCCTGGATCTGGGGAACGGCTGTAATACTTTGttgtgtgttttggtttcttctagggaggaggagaag gCGGCAAGGTGAGCCACCACTTGAAAATGGGTTCCTTCCATACCTGGGCTGTGCCTTGAAGTTTGGTGCCAACCCCCTTGAATTcctcaaagaaaagcagaagaagcaCGGCCACATCTTCACTTGCCATGTAGCAGGGAAATACATTCATTTCCTCACTGACCCTTTTTCATACCATGCATTGATGCGCCAAGGAAAACACTTGGACTGGAAAAAGTTCCACTTTGCTACTTCTGCCAAG GCTTTTGGGCATGGTAGCATTGACCCAGCAGAAGGAAACACCACTGAAAATTTTCATCAGACTTTCATTAGAACCCTTCAAGGCAATGCCCTAGATGCCCTCATTGAAGCAATGATGGAAAACCTACAGTACGTCATGCTGCAGTCAAGAGCACCTAAGCTTCAGTCTAATACCTGGGTGACAGAAGGACTTTATACCTTCTGTTGCCAAGTGATGTTTGAGTCTGGCTTTTTAACACTTTTTGGTAAGGAGTTTAGTTCAAATAATGACAAAAACCTATCATCAAAGCAGGAAACTGAGAGAGCTCATATCCTAAATGCCCTTGAAAACTTCAAGGAATTCGATAAGATTTTCCCAGCCCTCGTGGCAGGGCTGCCTATCCACCTCTTCAAGAGTGCCCACAGTGCACGTGAGAAGCTGGGAGAGGCACTCCTGCACAAGAACCTCCTGAAAAGGGACAACCTCTCTGAGCTTGTCACCCTCCGCATGTTCCTGAACGACACCCTGTCAACCTTCGATGACATGGAGAAAGCCAAGACCCACGTGGCAGTGCTCTGGGCCTCTCAAGCAAACACCATTCCTGCCACCTTTTGGACCTTGTTCTATCTTCTTAA GAGTCCAGAAGCAATGAGAGCTGCTACCAAAGAAGTGCAAAGTGTTTTGGAAAGTGCTGAAGAGAGTATCAGCTTAGATGGCAAACATATTTCCTTGAACCGAAAGCAGCTGGATAATATGCCAATACTAG ACAGCATCATCAAGGAGGCGATGAGGCTCTCCAGTGCATCCATGACTTTCAGAGTGGCCAAGGAAGATTTCACTTTGCACTTGGAGAACGACTTTTACAACATTCGCAAAGATGACATTGTAGCTCTTtatcctcagctgctgcattttgatCCAGAAATCTATGCTGATCCCTTG ACATTCAAATACGATCGCTTCCTGAACgagaagggagaggagaagacCGACTTCTACCGGAACGGTCGGAAGCTGAAGTATTACTACATGCCTTTTGGGACAGGCATAGCAAAGTGCCCAGGCAGGTTATTTGCTGTCCATGAGATTAAACAATTTTTGGCTCTGgtgttttcatattttgagATAGAGCTCGTGGACAGTAATGTGAAGTGTCCCTCTCTAGATCAATCCCGTGCAGGACTGGGTATTTTGCAGCCCTCCAATGACATTGATTTCAGGTACAGGCTGAAATGCTAA